One window from the genome of Gadus morhua chromosome 16, gadMor3.0, whole genome shotgun sequence encodes:
- the tbx2b gene encoding T-box transcription factor TBX2b isoform X2 has translation MRDPVFTGTAMAYHPFHAHRPTDFPMSAFLAAAQPSFFPTLTLPPGALTKPMQDHSLAGAAEAGLHPALSHHHQAAHLRSLKTLEPEEEVDDDPKVTLEAKDLWDQFHKLGTEMVITKSGRRMFPPFKVRINGLDKKAKYILLMDIVAADDCRYKFHNSRWMVAGKADPEMPKRMYIHPDSPATGEQWMAKPVAFHKLKLTNNISDKHGFGSRLFPTSGLQTILNSMHKYQPRFHIVRANDILKLPYSTFRTYVFPETDFVAVTAYQNDKITQLKIDNNPFAKGFRDTGNGRREKRMYEDQCKTDREGADSDASSSEPTPGRDSGHSPLGTSSSPLRFSRTNREDKMCSDSDPELDPHDDLCPGSDSPAPEPVSPFSSRCLERVRDRPSGQEKREDCPAPTLGVRVLEKDKAEGRHGRKDASEPSNKDSEREGMGPIKEGYSPLMVQTESPSHFSPSHLQSLALSGLHGQQFFNPLGAGSPLLFHPGQFAMGPGAFSAMGMGHLLASVSGAGGLDNGSLSAQLTAQGAGGANPFPFHLSQHMLASQGIPMPTFGGLFPYPYTYMAAAAAAASASALPATSTASSLSRNPFLTGSRPRLRFNPYQLPVSIPSSSLLTNSLPGSINPGSESSKSGSRETSPAPEHHNHKTSSSARVSSPKANMKDSINELQNIQRLVSGLESQRESSPSRDSPK, from the exons ATGAGAGATCCAGTTTTCACAGGGACTGCCATGGCTTATCACCCTTTCCACGCTCACCGGCCGACCGACTTCCCCATGTCAGCGTTCCTAGCGGCTGCACAGCCCTCCTTCTTCCCGACGCTCACCCTGCCTCCCGGGGCGCTGACCAAGCCCATGCAGGATCATAGTCTCGCCGGCGCGGCGGAGGCTGGGCTTCACCCGGCGCtgagccaccaccaccaggcggCCCATCTCCGCAGTCTGAAGACCTTAGAGCCggaggaagaggtggacgaCGACCCCAAAGTCACCCTAGAAGCCAAGGACCTTTGGGACCAATTTCATAAACTAGGGACAGAGATGGTGATCACCAAATCTGGAAG GAGAATGTTCCCTCCCTTCAAAGTCCGCATCAACGGGCTCGACAAAAAGGCCAAATATATCCTGCTGATGGACATAGTGGCAGCAGATGACTGCCGCTACAAGTTCCACAACTCCCGCTGGATGGTGGCGGGCAAGGCGGACCCCGAGATGCCCAAGAGGATGTACATCCACCCGGACAGCCCTGCCACCGGGGAGCAGTGGATGGCCAAGCCTGTTGCGTTTCATAAACTCAAGCTCACCAACAATATTTCGGACAAGCATGGCTTT GGCTCTCGCCTCTTCCCCACCTCCGGTCTCCAGACTATCCTGAACTCCATGCACAAGTACCAGCCCCGGTTCCACATCGTGAGGGCCAACGACATCCTGAAGCTCCCCTACTCCACGTTCCGGACCTACGTGTTCCCGGAGACCGACTTCGTGGCGGTGACCGCGTATCAGAATGACAAG ATTACACAGTTGAAGATTGacaataatccatttgcaaaagGATTCCGAGACACCGGCAACGGAAGGCGAGAGAAAAG AATGTATGAAGATCAGTGCAAAACTGACCGGGAGGGAGCCGACTCCGACGCCTCATCCAGTGAGCCTACACCCGGCAGAGACAGCGGCCACTCGCCCCTGGGAACCTCCTCTAGTCCGCTCCGATTCAGCCGCACCAACAGAG AAGACAAGATGTGCTCCGACAGCGACCCTGAGCTGGACCCCCACGACGACCTGTGTCCCGGATCCGACAGCCCCGCCCCCGAACCCGTCTCCCCATTCAGCTCCCGCTGTCTGGAGCGGGTGAGGGACCGGCCCTCCGgccaggagaagagggaggactGCCCTGCCCCGACGCTGGGAGTCAGGGTCCTGGAGAAGGACAAGGCGGAGGGACGGCACGGGAGGAAGGACGCCAGCGAGCCCTCTAACAAGGACAGCGAGAGGGAAGGCATGGGGCCCATCAAGGAGGGCTACTCCCCCCTCATGGTGCAGACGGAGAGCCCGTCCCACTTCAGCCCCAGCCACCTCCAGAGCCTGGCCCTCTCCGGTCTGCACGGCCAGCAGTTCTTCAACCCGCTGGGAGCCGGCTCGCCGCTGCTGTTCCACCCGGGCCAGTTCGCCATGGGGCCCGGGGCCTTCTCCGCCATGGGCATGGGCCACCTGCTGGCCTCCGTGTCAGGGGCCGGCGGCCTGGACAACGGCAGCCTCTCGGCCCAGCTCACGGCCCAGGGCGCAGGCGGCGccaaccccttccccttccactTGTCCCAGCACATGCTGGCCTCTCAG GGCATCCCCATGCCGACCTTCGGAGGCCTCTTCCCCTATCCCTACACCTACATGGCGGCCGCTGCAGCGGCGGCGTCCGCCTCTGCCCTCCCCGCCACCAGCACCGCCAGCTCCCTCTCCCGGAACCCCTTCCTCACAGGCTCCCGGCCTCGGCTCCGATTTAACCCCTATCAGCTGCCCGTGTCCATTCCTTCAAGCTCCCTCCTCACCAACAGTTTGCCAGGTAGCATAAACCCTGGATCGGAATCCTCCAAGTCGGGCAGCAGGGAGACGAGCCCTGCGCCCGAGCACCACAATCACAAGACCTCCTCGAGTGCGAGGGTCAGCTCACCCAAAGCCAACATGAAAGACTCAATCAATGAGCTGCAGAACATCCAGAGACTCGTGAGCGGCCTGGAGAGCCAGCGGGAATCCTCTCCGTCCAGGGACTCTCCGAAGTGA
- the tbx2b gene encoding T-box transcription factor TBX2b isoform X3, whose translation MRDPVFTGTAMAYHPFHAHRPTDFPMSAFLAAAQPSFFPTLTLPPGALTKPMQDHSLAGAAEAGLHPALSHHHQAAHLRSLKTLEPEEEVDDDPKVTLEAKDLWDQFHKLGTEMVITKSGRRMFPPFKVRINGLDKKAKYILLMDIVAADDCRYKFHNSRWMVAGKADPEMPKRMYIHPDSPATGEQWMAKPVAFHKLKLTNNISDKHGFTILNSMHKYQPRFHIVRANDILKLPYSTFRTYVFPETDFVAVTAYQNDKITQLKIDNNPFAKGFRDTGNGRREKRKQLTLPSLRMYEDQCKTDREGADSDASSSEPTPGRDSGHSPLGTSSSPLRFSRTNREDKMCSDSDPELDPHDDLCPGSDSPAPEPVSPFSSRCLERVRDRPSGQEKREDCPAPTLGVRVLEKDKAEGRHGRKDASEPSNKDSEREGMGPIKEGYSPLMVQTESPSHFSPSHLQSLALSGLHGQQFFNPLGAGSPLLFHPGQFAMGPGAFSAMGMGHLLASVSGAGGLDNGSLSAQLTAQGAGGANPFPFHLSQHMLASQGIPMPTFGGLFPYPYTYMAAAAAAASASALPATSTASSLSRNPFLTGSRPRLRFNPYQLPVSIPSSSLLTNSLPGSINPGSESSKSGSRETSPAPEHHNHKTSSSARVSSPKANMKDSINELQNIQRLVSGLESQRESSPSRDSPK comes from the exons ATGAGAGATCCAGTTTTCACAGGGACTGCCATGGCTTATCACCCTTTCCACGCTCACCGGCCGACCGACTTCCCCATGTCAGCGTTCCTAGCGGCTGCACAGCCCTCCTTCTTCCCGACGCTCACCCTGCCTCCCGGGGCGCTGACCAAGCCCATGCAGGATCATAGTCTCGCCGGCGCGGCGGAGGCTGGGCTTCACCCGGCGCtgagccaccaccaccaggcggCCCATCTCCGCAGTCTGAAGACCTTAGAGCCggaggaagaggtggacgaCGACCCCAAAGTCACCCTAGAAGCCAAGGACCTTTGGGACCAATTTCATAAACTAGGGACAGAGATGGTGATCACCAAATCTGGAAG GAGAATGTTCCCTCCCTTCAAAGTCCGCATCAACGGGCTCGACAAAAAGGCCAAATATATCCTGCTGATGGACATAGTGGCAGCAGATGACTGCCGCTACAAGTTCCACAACTCCCGCTGGATGGTGGCGGGCAAGGCGGACCCCGAGATGCCCAAGAGGATGTACATCCACCCGGACAGCCCTGCCACCGGGGAGCAGTGGATGGCCAAGCCTGTTGCGTTTCATAAACTCAAGCTCACCAACAATATTTCGGACAAGCATGGCTTT ACTATCCTGAACTCCATGCACAAGTACCAGCCCCGGTTCCACATCGTGAGGGCCAACGACATCCTGAAGCTCCCCTACTCCACGTTCCGGACCTACGTGTTCCCGGAGACCGACTTCGTGGCGGTGACCGCGTATCAGAATGACAAG ATTACACAGTTGAAGATTGacaataatccatttgcaaaagGATTCCGAGACACCGGCAACGGAAGGCGAGAGAAAAG GAAGCAACTGACTCTCCCTTCGCTTAGAATGTATGAAGATCAGTGCAAAACTGACCGGGAGGGAGCCGACTCCGACGCCTCATCCAGTGAGCCTACACCCGGCAGAGACAGCGGCCACTCGCCCCTGGGAACCTCCTCTAGTCCGCTCCGATTCAGCCGCACCAACAGAG AAGACAAGATGTGCTCCGACAGCGACCCTGAGCTGGACCCCCACGACGACCTGTGTCCCGGATCCGACAGCCCCGCCCCCGAACCCGTCTCCCCATTCAGCTCCCGCTGTCTGGAGCGGGTGAGGGACCGGCCCTCCGgccaggagaagagggaggactGCCCTGCCCCGACGCTGGGAGTCAGGGTCCTGGAGAAGGACAAGGCGGAGGGACGGCACGGGAGGAAGGACGCCAGCGAGCCCTCTAACAAGGACAGCGAGAGGGAAGGCATGGGGCCCATCAAGGAGGGCTACTCCCCCCTCATGGTGCAGACGGAGAGCCCGTCCCACTTCAGCCCCAGCCACCTCCAGAGCCTGGCCCTCTCCGGTCTGCACGGCCAGCAGTTCTTCAACCCGCTGGGAGCCGGCTCGCCGCTGCTGTTCCACCCGGGCCAGTTCGCCATGGGGCCCGGGGCCTTCTCCGCCATGGGCATGGGCCACCTGCTGGCCTCCGTGTCAGGGGCCGGCGGCCTGGACAACGGCAGCCTCTCGGCCCAGCTCACGGCCCAGGGCGCAGGCGGCGccaaccccttccccttccactTGTCCCAGCACATGCTGGCCTCTCAG GGCATCCCCATGCCGACCTTCGGAGGCCTCTTCCCCTATCCCTACACCTACATGGCGGCCGCTGCAGCGGCGGCGTCCGCCTCTGCCCTCCCCGCCACCAGCACCGCCAGCTCCCTCTCCCGGAACCCCTTCCTCACAGGCTCCCGGCCTCGGCTCCGATTTAACCCCTATCAGCTGCCCGTGTCCATTCCTTCAAGCTCCCTCCTCACCAACAGTTTGCCAGGTAGCATAAACCCTGGATCGGAATCCTCCAAGTCGGGCAGCAGGGAGACGAGCCCTGCGCCCGAGCACCACAATCACAAGACCTCCTCGAGTGCGAGGGTCAGCTCACCCAAAGCCAACATGAAAGACTCAATCAATGAGCTGCAGAACATCCAGAGACTCGTGAGCGGCCTGGAGAGCCAGCGGGAATCCTCTCCGTCCAGGGACTCTCCGAAGTGA
- the tbx2b gene encoding T-box transcription factor TBX2b isoform X1 — translation MRDPVFTGTAMAYHPFHAHRPTDFPMSAFLAAAQPSFFPTLTLPPGALTKPMQDHSLAGAAEAGLHPALSHHHQAAHLRSLKTLEPEEEVDDDPKVTLEAKDLWDQFHKLGTEMVITKSGRRMFPPFKVRINGLDKKAKYILLMDIVAADDCRYKFHNSRWMVAGKADPEMPKRMYIHPDSPATGEQWMAKPVAFHKLKLTNNISDKHGFGSRLFPTSGLQTILNSMHKYQPRFHIVRANDILKLPYSTFRTYVFPETDFVAVTAYQNDKITQLKIDNNPFAKGFRDTGNGRREKRKQLTLPSLRMYEDQCKTDREGADSDASSSEPTPGRDSGHSPLGTSSSPLRFSRTNREDKMCSDSDPELDPHDDLCPGSDSPAPEPVSPFSSRCLERVRDRPSGQEKREDCPAPTLGVRVLEKDKAEGRHGRKDASEPSNKDSEREGMGPIKEGYSPLMVQTESPSHFSPSHLQSLALSGLHGQQFFNPLGAGSPLLFHPGQFAMGPGAFSAMGMGHLLASVSGAGGLDNGSLSAQLTAQGAGGANPFPFHLSQHMLASQGIPMPTFGGLFPYPYTYMAAAAAAASASALPATSTASSLSRNPFLTGSRPRLRFNPYQLPVSIPSSSLLTNSLPGSINPGSESSKSGSRETSPAPEHHNHKTSSSARVSSPKANMKDSINELQNIQRLVSGLESQRESSPSRDSPK, via the exons ATGAGAGATCCAGTTTTCACAGGGACTGCCATGGCTTATCACCCTTTCCACGCTCACCGGCCGACCGACTTCCCCATGTCAGCGTTCCTAGCGGCTGCACAGCCCTCCTTCTTCCCGACGCTCACCCTGCCTCCCGGGGCGCTGACCAAGCCCATGCAGGATCATAGTCTCGCCGGCGCGGCGGAGGCTGGGCTTCACCCGGCGCtgagccaccaccaccaggcggCCCATCTCCGCAGTCTGAAGACCTTAGAGCCggaggaagaggtggacgaCGACCCCAAAGTCACCCTAGAAGCCAAGGACCTTTGGGACCAATTTCATAAACTAGGGACAGAGATGGTGATCACCAAATCTGGAAG GAGAATGTTCCCTCCCTTCAAAGTCCGCATCAACGGGCTCGACAAAAAGGCCAAATATATCCTGCTGATGGACATAGTGGCAGCAGATGACTGCCGCTACAAGTTCCACAACTCCCGCTGGATGGTGGCGGGCAAGGCGGACCCCGAGATGCCCAAGAGGATGTACATCCACCCGGACAGCCCTGCCACCGGGGAGCAGTGGATGGCCAAGCCTGTTGCGTTTCATAAACTCAAGCTCACCAACAATATTTCGGACAAGCATGGCTTT GGCTCTCGCCTCTTCCCCACCTCCGGTCTCCAGACTATCCTGAACTCCATGCACAAGTACCAGCCCCGGTTCCACATCGTGAGGGCCAACGACATCCTGAAGCTCCCCTACTCCACGTTCCGGACCTACGTGTTCCCGGAGACCGACTTCGTGGCGGTGACCGCGTATCAGAATGACAAG ATTACACAGTTGAAGATTGacaataatccatttgcaaaagGATTCCGAGACACCGGCAACGGAAGGCGAGAGAAAAG GAAGCAACTGACTCTCCCTTCGCTTAGAATGTATGAAGATCAGTGCAAAACTGACCGGGAGGGAGCCGACTCCGACGCCTCATCCAGTGAGCCTACACCCGGCAGAGACAGCGGCCACTCGCCCCTGGGAACCTCCTCTAGTCCGCTCCGATTCAGCCGCACCAACAGAG AAGACAAGATGTGCTCCGACAGCGACCCTGAGCTGGACCCCCACGACGACCTGTGTCCCGGATCCGACAGCCCCGCCCCCGAACCCGTCTCCCCATTCAGCTCCCGCTGTCTGGAGCGGGTGAGGGACCGGCCCTCCGgccaggagaagagggaggactGCCCTGCCCCGACGCTGGGAGTCAGGGTCCTGGAGAAGGACAAGGCGGAGGGACGGCACGGGAGGAAGGACGCCAGCGAGCCCTCTAACAAGGACAGCGAGAGGGAAGGCATGGGGCCCATCAAGGAGGGCTACTCCCCCCTCATGGTGCAGACGGAGAGCCCGTCCCACTTCAGCCCCAGCCACCTCCAGAGCCTGGCCCTCTCCGGTCTGCACGGCCAGCAGTTCTTCAACCCGCTGGGAGCCGGCTCGCCGCTGCTGTTCCACCCGGGCCAGTTCGCCATGGGGCCCGGGGCCTTCTCCGCCATGGGCATGGGCCACCTGCTGGCCTCCGTGTCAGGGGCCGGCGGCCTGGACAACGGCAGCCTCTCGGCCCAGCTCACGGCCCAGGGCGCAGGCGGCGccaaccccttccccttccactTGTCCCAGCACATGCTGGCCTCTCAG GGCATCCCCATGCCGACCTTCGGAGGCCTCTTCCCCTATCCCTACACCTACATGGCGGCCGCTGCAGCGGCGGCGTCCGCCTCTGCCCTCCCCGCCACCAGCACCGCCAGCTCCCTCTCCCGGAACCCCTTCCTCACAGGCTCCCGGCCTCGGCTCCGATTTAACCCCTATCAGCTGCCCGTGTCCATTCCTTCAAGCTCCCTCCTCACCAACAGTTTGCCAGGTAGCATAAACCCTGGATCGGAATCCTCCAAGTCGGGCAGCAGGGAGACGAGCCCTGCGCCCGAGCACCACAATCACAAGACCTCCTCGAGTGCGAGGGTCAGCTCACCCAAAGCCAACATGAAAGACTCAATCAATGAGCTGCAGAACATCCAGAGACTCGTGAGCGGCCTGGAGAGCCAGCGGGAATCCTCTCCGTCCAGGGACTCTCCGAAGTGA